From a region of the Streptomyces sp. NBC_00193 genome:
- a CDS encoding sensor domain-containing diguanylate cyclase encodes MGVDGRLRAVVGLAQAMAAACTPRDSVRAAARGARLAMDGSFAAISAWERERGRLRVLVNEGERRDGEEEFPEDESYPVHDFPEITEFLHERWVGGGGPHAWVDSAVGDRPGRRGEALRRRGRGTCVVAPIVLSGRAWGELYVARDEGMADFDEDDAEFGEVLAAVIAAGLAQSDRLEEARRLAFTDPLTGLANRRAVDMRLDEALEEHRRSGAEVVVSLVVCDLNGLKKVNDTLGHAMGDRLLERFGSVLSLCGAMLPGALVARLGGDEFCLVSVGPSADEVVRVTEEVCLRAAELELGEGVACGVASTGDPIGPVKSSRRLFRLADAAQYKAKAARSAKPVVAGRDAAVVRLADAEPGGPGERRRFRGRA; translated from the coding sequence ATGGGTGTTGACGGGCGGCTTCGAGCCGTTGTGGGCCTCGCGCAGGCCATGGCTGCCGCGTGCACGCCGCGGGACAGCGTGCGGGCCGCCGCGCGCGGAGCGAGGCTGGCGATGGACGGGTCGTTCGCCGCGATCTCCGCGTGGGAGCGGGAGCGGGGGCGCCTGCGGGTGCTCGTGAACGAGGGGGAGCGCAGGGACGGGGAGGAGGAGTTCCCCGAGGACGAGTCGTACCCCGTGCACGATTTCCCCGAGATCACGGAGTTCCTGCACGAGCGCTGGGTCGGCGGCGGCGGACCCCACGCCTGGGTGGACAGCGCGGTCGGGGACCGGCCGGGACGCCGGGGCGAGGCCCTGCGGCGGCGCGGGCGCGGCACGTGCGTGGTGGCCCCGATCGTGCTGAGCGGGCGGGCCTGGGGCGAGCTGTACGTGGCCCGGGACGAAGGCATGGCGGACTTCGACGAGGACGACGCGGAATTCGGAGAGGTCCTCGCGGCGGTGATCGCGGCCGGGCTGGCGCAGAGCGACCGGCTGGAGGAGGCCCGCCGGCTCGCCTTCACCGACCCGCTGACCGGGCTGGCCAACCGGCGGGCCGTGGACATGCGGCTCGACGAGGCGCTGGAGGAGCACCGGCGCAGTGGTGCGGAGGTGGTGGTGAGCCTGGTCGTCTGCGACCTGAACGGCCTGAAGAAGGTCAACGACACCCTGGGCCACGCGATGGGCGACCGGCTGCTGGAACGGTTCGGCTCCGTGCTCAGCCTGTGCGGGGCGATGCTGCCGGGTGCGCTGGTGGCGCGGCTGGGCGGGGACGAGTTCTGCCTGGTCAGCGTGGGGCCTTCGGCGGACGAGGTGGTACGGGTCACCGAAGAGGTGTGCCTGCGGGCCGCCGAGCTGGAGCTGGGGGAGGGGGTCGCCTGCGGCGTCGCCTCCACGGGGGACCCGATCGGGCCGGTGAAATCCTCCCGGCGGCTGTTCCGGCTGGCGGATGCGGCGCAGTACAAGGCGAAGGCGGCGCGGTCGGCGAAGCCGGTGGTCGCGGGGCGGGACGCGGCGGTCGTCCGCCTCGCCGACGCGGAGCCCGGGGGCCCGGGCGAACGCCGCCGCTTCCGCGGGCGTGCGTAA
- a CDS encoding enoyl-CoA hydratase/isomerase family protein, which yields MSEQRFGEFVAVRRAGDGRVAELVLDRPKAMNAVSTEMARGIGAACAALGADPSVRVVVLSSTAERAFCVGADLKERNSFSDAELLRQRPTTRGAYGGVLELPMPVIAAVHGFALGGGFELALACDVIVADGTAVVGLPEVSVGVIPGGGGTQLLPRRVGAARAAELIFTARRVEAAEALALGLVDSVVPAGTDREAALAMAAAMAANSPVGLRAAKRALRLGHGMDLTAGLEIEDAAWRTVAFSGDRAEGVAAFNEKRKPEWPGV from the coding sequence ATGTCGGAACAGCGCTTCGGGGAGTTCGTCGCGGTACGCCGTGCAGGCGATGGGCGCGTCGCCGAGCTGGTTCTGGACCGGCCCAAGGCGATGAACGCCGTGTCGACCGAGATGGCTCGGGGCATCGGCGCCGCGTGCGCGGCGCTGGGTGCGGACCCCTCGGTACGGGTCGTCGTGCTCTCCTCGACCGCCGAGAGGGCGTTCTGCGTGGGCGCGGACCTCAAGGAGCGGAACTCCTTCTCGGACGCCGAGCTGCTGCGGCAGCGGCCGACCACGCGGGGCGCGTACGGGGGAGTCCTGGAGCTTCCGATGCCGGTGATCGCGGCGGTGCACGGCTTCGCGCTGGGCGGCGGCTTCGAGCTGGCCCTCGCGTGCGATGTCATCGTGGCCGACGGGACGGCCGTCGTCGGGCTGCCCGAGGTGTCGGTCGGGGTGATCCCGGGCGGCGGCGGCACGCAGCTGCTGCCGAGGCGCGTGGGGGCGGCGCGGGCGGCCGAGCTGATCTTCACCGCGCGGCGCGTGGAGGCCGCCGAGGCGCTGGCCCTGGGTCTGGTGGACTCGGTGGTGCCGGCGGGGACGGACCGCGAGGCCGCCCTGGCGATGGCGGCGGCGATGGCGGCGAACTCCCCGGTCGGGCTGCGGGCCGCCAAGCGGGCGCTGCGGCTCGGGCACGGCATGGACCTGACGGCCGGGCTGGAGATCGAGGACGCGGCGTGGCGGACGGTGGCCTTCTCGGGGGACCGGGCCGAGGGCGTGGCGGCGTTCAACGAGAAGCGGAAGCCGGAGTGGCCCGGGGTGTGA
- a CDS encoding adenylate/guanylate cyclase domain-containing protein → MGREQHTPHHEVDHTAQPTADPLAIRLEQLILGAERRYTPFQAARSAGVSMELASRFWRAMGFADIGQARALTEADVLALRRLAGLVEAGLLSEPMAVQVARSTGQTTARLAEWQIDSFLEGLTEPPEPGMTRTEVTYPLVELLLPELEEFLVYVWRRQLAAATGRVVQVADDEEMVDRRLAVGFADLVGFTRLTRRLEEEELGELVESFETTSADLVAAHGGRLIKTLGDEVLYCADDAATAAEIALRLIETMEADPQMPELRVGIAFGTVTTRMGDVFGTTVNLASRLTSIAPKDAVLVDGAMAEELGRTGAAPVSEKEAENEVGGGAYRFALQPMFQRPVRGLGVVEPWSLTRRSPKTSG, encoded by the coding sequence ATCGGGCGCGAGCAGCACACTCCCCACCATGAGGTCGACCACACGGCGCAGCCGACGGCCGACCCGCTGGCCATCCGCCTGGAGCAGTTGATCCTGGGCGCCGAGCGCCGGTACACGCCCTTCCAGGCGGCCCGCAGTGCCGGGGTCTCGATGGAGCTCGCCTCCCGCTTCTGGCGGGCCATGGGCTTCGCGGACATCGGCCAGGCCAGGGCCCTGACGGAGGCCGACGTACTGGCGCTGCGCCGGCTCGCCGGCCTCGTCGAGGCCGGGCTGCTGAGCGAGCCGATGGCGGTCCAGGTGGCGCGGTCCACCGGGCAGACCACGGCCCGGCTCGCGGAGTGGCAGATCGACTCCTTCCTGGAGGGGCTGACGGAGCCGCCGGAGCCGGGGATGACCCGTACGGAGGTCACGTACCCGCTGGTCGAGCTGTTGCTGCCGGAGCTGGAGGAGTTCCTCGTCTACGTGTGGCGGCGCCAGCTCGCGGCCGCGACCGGGCGGGTCGTGCAGGTGGCGGACGACGAGGAGATGGTCGACCGGCGCCTCGCGGTGGGCTTCGCCGACCTGGTGGGCTTCACGCGCCTGACGCGGCGGCTGGAGGAGGAGGAGCTCGGCGAGCTGGTCGAGTCCTTCGAGACGACCTCCGCGGACCTGGTGGCGGCGCACGGCGGCCGGCTGATCAAGACGCTGGGCGACGAGGTGCTGTACTGCGCCGACGACGCGGCCACGGCGGCGGAGATCGCGCTGCGGCTGATCGAGACGATGGAAGCCGATCCGCAGATGCCGGAGCTGCGCGTGGGCATCGCCTTCGGGACGGTGACCACCCGGATGGGCGACGTCTTCGGGACCACGGTGAACCTGGCCTCGCGGCTGACGTCGATAGCGCCGAAGGACGCGGTCCTGGTGGACGGTGCGATGGCCGAGGAACTGGGCCGCACGGGCGCGGCGCCGGTCTCGGAGAAGGAGGCGGAGAACGAGGTGGGCGGCGGCGCCTACCGCTTCGCGCTCCAGCCGATGTTCCAGCGCCCGGTCCGCGGCCTCGGCGTGGTGGAACCCTGGTCGCTGACGCGCCGGAGCCCCAAGACCTCCGGTTGA
- a CDS encoding biotin--[acetyl-CoA-carboxylase] ligase → MTPSDASGGASTGASAGRWSSLDRPPLNVAALQRALVTGDGLWSSLEVVGSTGSTNSDLAARAAKLPEGAVLVAEEQTAGRGRLDRSWVAPARSGLFFSVLLKPGPAVPQERWGWLTLLAGVATATGLSRAAGVDTSLKWPNDLLVTVDGEERKTGGILAERVADGVVLGIGLNVTLTDAELPVDTAGSLALAKATVTDRDPLLKAVLRSLEQWYGNWREAGGDPAASGLQETYAAGCATLGKHVRAELPGGRTLTGTAEAVDADGRLVVRTAEDKHEAVGAGDVVHLRSVR, encoded by the coding sequence ATGACGCCATCAGATGCATCAGGCGGGGCTTCGACCGGAGCTTCCGCGGGCCGTTGGTCGAGTCTGGACCGGCCGCCCTTGAACGTCGCCGCGCTGCAGCGGGCCCTCGTGACCGGTGACGGGCTGTGGAGCTCGCTGGAGGTGGTGGGGTCCACCGGGTCCACCAACAGCGATCTCGCCGCACGGGCCGCGAAGCTGCCCGAGGGGGCCGTGCTCGTCGCCGAGGAGCAGACCGCCGGACGGGGCCGGCTCGACCGGAGCTGGGTCGCGCCCGCGCGGTCCGGACTGTTCTTCTCCGTGCTGCTGAAGCCCGGGCCCGCGGTGCCGCAGGAGCGGTGGGGCTGGCTGACGCTGCTGGCCGGAGTGGCCACCGCCACCGGGCTCTCGCGCGCGGCGGGCGTGGACACCTCCCTCAAGTGGCCCAACGACCTGCTGGTCACCGTGGACGGGGAGGAGCGCAAGACCGGCGGGATCCTCGCCGAGCGCGTGGCCGACGGGGTCGTCCTCGGGATCGGGCTCAACGTGACGCTGACCGACGCCGAGCTGCCGGTGGACACCGCCGGGTCGCTGGCGCTGGCCAAGGCCACCGTCACCGACCGGGACCCGCTGCTCAAGGCCGTACTGCGCTCCCTGGAGCAGTGGTACGGGAACTGGCGGGAGGCCGGCGGCGACCCGGCGGCCAGCGGTCTGCAGGAGACGTACGCGGCGGGCTGCGCGACCCTCGGCAAGCACGTGCGCGCCGAGCTGCCGGGCGGGCGCACGCTCACCGGGACGGCCGAAGCGGTGGACGCCGACGGACGGCTCGTCGTACGGACGGCGGAGGACAAGCACGAGGCCGTGGGGGCAGGGGACGTCGTCCATCTGCGGTCCGTGCGGTAG
- a CDS encoding acyl-CoA carboxylase subunit beta codes for MSQPSEPIDMHTTAGKIADLQRRVEEATHAGSGRAVEKQHAKGKLTARERVALLLDEGSFVELDEFARHRSTNFGLEKTRPYGDGVVTGYGTVDGRPVALFSQDFTVFGGALGEVYGQKIMKVMDFALKTGCPLIGINDSGGARIQEGVSALGMYGEIFRRNVHASGVIPQISLVVGPCAGGAVYSPAITDFTVMVDQTSHMFITGPDVIKTVTGEDVGFEELGGARTHNSTSGVAHHMAGDEKDAIEYVKSLLSYLPSNNLSEPPAFPEEADTEVSESDRELDVLIPDSANQPYDMHRVIEHVLDDAEFLETQSLFAPNILTGFGRVEGHPVGVVANQPMQFAGCLDIDASEKAARFVRTCDAFNIPVLTFVDVPGFLPGTDQEYNGIIRRGAKLIYAYAEATVPLITVITRKAFGGAYDVMGSKHLGADLNLAWPTAQIAVMGAQGAVNILHRRAIAEAEEAGTAEETRARLITEYEDALLNPYTAAERGYIDAVTMPSETRAHVVKGLRQLRTKRESLPPKKHGNIPL; via the coding sequence ATGTCACAACCGTCAGAGCCGATCGACATGCACACCACCGCGGGGAAGATCGCGGATCTGCAGCGCCGCGTCGAGGAAGCCACACACGCCGGGTCAGGGCGGGCGGTGGAAAAGCAGCACGCCAAGGGCAAGCTGACGGCGCGTGAGCGGGTGGCCCTGCTGCTGGACGAGGGGTCCTTCGTCGAGCTGGACGAGTTCGCCCGGCACCGGTCGACGAACTTCGGGCTGGAGAAGACCCGGCCGTACGGCGACGGCGTCGTCACCGGCTACGGCACCGTCGACGGGCGGCCCGTCGCCCTGTTCTCGCAGGACTTCACCGTCTTCGGCGGGGCCCTCGGCGAGGTCTACGGCCAGAAGATCATGAAGGTCATGGACTTCGCGCTGAAGACCGGCTGCCCGCTGATCGGCATCAACGACTCCGGCGGCGCCCGCATCCAGGAGGGCGTCAGCGCGCTGGGCATGTACGGCGAGATCTTCCGCCGCAACGTCCATGCCTCCGGCGTGATCCCGCAGATCAGCCTGGTCGTCGGCCCGTGCGCCGGCGGGGCCGTGTACTCCCCCGCGATCACCGACTTCACGGTCATGGTGGACCAGACCTCGCACATGTTCATCACCGGCCCGGACGTCATCAAGACGGTCACCGGCGAGGACGTCGGCTTCGAGGAGCTGGGCGGGGCGCGCACGCACAACAGCACGTCCGGCGTCGCGCACCACATGGCGGGTGACGAGAAGGACGCCATCGAGTACGTGAAGTCGCTGCTCTCCTACCTCCCGTCGAACAACCTCTCCGAGCCCCCGGCCTTCCCCGAGGAAGCCGACACGGAGGTCTCCGAGAGCGACCGCGAGCTCGACGTGCTGATCCCGGACAGCGCGAACCAGCCGTACGACATGCACAGGGTGATCGAGCACGTGCTCGACGACGCGGAGTTCCTGGAGACCCAGTCGCTCTTCGCGCCGAACATCCTCACCGGCTTCGGCCGCGTCGAGGGGCACCCGGTCGGGGTCGTCGCCAACCAGCCGATGCAGTTCGCCGGCTGCCTGGACATCGACGCCTCCGAGAAGGCGGCCCGGTTCGTCCGGACGTGCGACGCCTTCAACATCCCGGTGCTGACGTTCGTCGACGTTCCGGGCTTCCTGCCGGGCACCGACCAGGAGTACAACGGAATCATCCGGCGCGGCGCCAAGCTGATCTACGCCTACGCCGAGGCGACCGTCCCGCTGATCACCGTCATCACCCGCAAGGCCTTCGGCGGGGCCTACGACGTGATGGGCTCCAAGCACCTGGGCGCCGACCTCAACCTCGCCTGGCCGACGGCCCAGATCGCCGTCATGGGCGCGCAGGGAGCGGTCAACATCCTGCACCGACGGGCGATCGCCGAAGCGGAGGAGGCCGGCACCGCCGAGGAGACCCGGGCGCGGCTCATCACCGAGTACGAGGACGCGCTGCTGAACCCGTACACGGCCGCCGAGCGCGGGTACATCGACGCGGTGACCATGCCGTCCGAGACCCGGGCGCACGTGGTGAAGGGGCTGCGGCAGCTGCGCACCAAGCGCGAGTCCCTGCCCCCGAAGAAGCACGGCAACATCCCGCTCTAG
- a CDS encoding acyl-CoA carboxylase epsilon subunit — protein MVIKVVKGNPTPEELAAALAVVRARAAALASAPSGAERVTDAWAAPGRVARRTLPRPGPGAWGRTYWPA, from the coding sequence GTGGTGATCAAGGTCGTCAAGGGGAACCCGACCCCGGAGGAGCTGGCCGCCGCACTGGCGGTGGTCCGAGCGCGCGCGGCGGCCCTCGCGTCGGCGCCGTCGGGCGCGGAGCGGGTGACCGACGCGTGGGCGGCGCCGGGCCGGGTGGCCCGGCGGACCCTGCCGCGCCCGGGGCCGGGCGCGTGGGGCCGTACGTACTGGCCCGCGTAG
- the mmpB gene encoding morphogenic membrane protein MmpB, producing MLWSDPKNEPPKDMRDAEAMVRRMTVIVVIAMVVVVYVLGVGGF from the coding sequence ATGCTCTGGTCAGACCCGAAGAACGAGCCGCCGAAGGACATGCGCGACGCCGAGGCGATGGTCCGGCGGATGACGGTGATCGTCGTCATCGCGATGGTCGTCGTGGTCTACGTGCTGGGCGTGGGCGGTTTCTAG
- a CDS encoding nucleoside triphosphate pyrophosphatase: MTAAPGHALVLASASPARLNLLRQAGLSPHVIVSGFDEDALTADSPAELALALAEAKAAVVATLDEAAGALVIGCDSVLELDGEALGKPADAEEATARWKSMRGRAGVLRTGHCVIDTASGRRVSATASTTVRFGEPTDAEVAAYVASGEPLHVAGAFTLDGLSAPFIEGIDGDHGNVIGISLPLLRSLLAELGVSITDLWA; this comes from the coding sequence ATGACTGCTGCCCCCGGCCACGCCCTCGTCCTCGCCTCCGCTTCGCCCGCCCGGCTGAACCTGCTGCGCCAGGCCGGGCTCTCCCCGCACGTGATCGTGAGCGGCTTCGACGAGGACGCCCTCACCGCCGATTCCCCCGCCGAGCTGGCGCTCGCGCTGGCCGAGGCGAAGGCGGCCGTCGTGGCGACCCTGGACGAGGCCGCGGGCGCCCTGGTGATCGGCTGCGACTCCGTGCTGGAGCTGGACGGCGAGGCGCTGGGCAAGCCGGCGGACGCCGAGGAGGCCACGGCCCGCTGGAAGTCGATGCGCGGGCGCGCCGGGGTGCTGCGCACCGGGCACTGCGTGATCGACACGGCGAGCGGCCGGCGGGTTTCGGCCACGGCGTCGACGACGGTCCGCTTCGGCGAGCCGACGGACGCGGAGGTGGCGGCGTACGTGGCGAGCGGGGAACCGCTGCACGTGGCGGGGGCGTTCACCCTGGACGGGCTGTCGGCCCCGTTCATCGAGGGCATCGACGGGGATCACGGCAATGTGATCGGCATCTCCTTGCCGCTGCTGCGCTCGCTGCTGGCCGAACTGGGCGTGTCCATCACGGACTTGTGGGCTTGA
- a CDS encoding biotin carboxylase N-terminal domain-containing protein: MRKVLIANRGEIAVRVARACRDAGIASVAVYADPDRDALHVRAADEAFALGGDTPAASYLDISKILQAAADSGADAIHPGYGFLSENAEFAQAVIDAGLIWIGPPPQAIRDLGDKVAARHIALRAGAPLVAGTPDPVSGSDEVVAFAKEHGLPIAIKAAFGGGGRGLKVARNLEEVPELYDSAVREAIAAFGRGECFVEQYLDKPRHVETQCLADSHGNVVVVSTRDCSLQRRHQKLVEEAPAPFLTEAQNAELYAASKAILKEAGYVGAGTVEFLVSADGLISFLEVNTRLQVEHPVTEEVTGIDLVREMFRIADGEELGYGDPVLRGHSFEFRINGEDPGRGFLPAPGTVTKFAPPTGPGVRLDAGVESGSVIGPAWDSLLAKLIVTGATREQALQRAARALAEFEVEGMATAIPFHRAVVADPAFTADPFTIHTRWIETEFVNEIPAFVVPAAEDSEDEPGRETVVVEVGGKRLEVSLPSSLGMTLARTAAAGGAKPKRRAAKKSGPAASGDTLASPMQGTIVKVAVEEGQQVNEGDLIVVLEAMKMEQPLNAHRSGTIVGLAAEVGASLTSGAAICEIKD, translated from the coding sequence GTGCGCAAGGTGCTCATCGCCAACCGTGGCGAAATCGCAGTCCGCGTTGCTCGGGCCTGCCGGGATGCCGGGATCGCGAGCGTAGCCGTCTACGCCGACCCGGACCGGGACGCTCTGCACGTCCGCGCGGCCGACGAAGCTTTCGCGTTGGGCGGTGACACCCCGGCCGCGAGCTACTTGGACATCTCCAAGATCCTGCAGGCCGCAGCCGACTCCGGTGCGGACGCCATCCATCCCGGATACGGCTTCCTTTCCGAGAACGCCGAATTCGCGCAGGCCGTCATCGACGCGGGCCTGATCTGGATCGGCCCGCCGCCGCAGGCCATCCGCGACCTCGGTGACAAGGTCGCCGCCCGCCACATCGCGCTGCGCGCCGGCGCACCGCTGGTCGCCGGCACGCCGGACCCGGTGTCCGGGTCGGACGAGGTCGTCGCCTTCGCCAAGGAGCACGGCCTGCCCATCGCGATCAAGGCCGCCTTCGGTGGCGGCGGTCGCGGCCTGAAGGTCGCCCGGAACCTCGAAGAGGTCCCGGAGCTCTACGACTCCGCCGTGCGCGAGGCCATCGCCGCCTTCGGCCGCGGCGAGTGCTTCGTCGAGCAGTACCTCGACAAGCCGCGGCACGTGGAAACCCAGTGCCTGGCCGACTCCCACGGCAACGTGGTCGTCGTCTCCACCCGTGACTGCTCGCTGCAGCGCCGCCACCAGAAGCTGGTGGAGGAGGCCCCGGCGCCGTTCCTGACCGAGGCCCAGAACGCCGAGCTGTACGCGGCGTCGAAGGCGATCCTGAAGGAAGCCGGCTACGTCGGCGCCGGCACGGTCGAGTTCCTGGTCTCCGCCGACGGCCTGATCTCCTTCCTGGAGGTCAACACCCGCCTGCAGGTCGAGCACCCGGTCACCGAAGAGGTCACCGGCATCGACCTGGTCCGCGAGATGTTCCGCATCGCCGACGGCGAGGAGCTCGGCTACGGGGACCCGGTCCTGCGCGGCCACTCCTTCGAGTTCCGCATCAACGGCGAGGACCCGGGCCGCGGCTTCCTGCCGGCTCCGGGCACCGTCACCAAGTTCGCCCCGCCGACCGGCCCGGGCGTCCGCCTCGACGCGGGCGTCGAGTCCGGCTCGGTCATCGGCCCGGCCTGGGACTCCCTGCTCGCCAAGCTCATCGTCACGGGTGCCACGCGCGAGCAGGCCCTGCAGCGGGCGGCGCGCGCGCTGGCCGAGTTCGAAGTGGAGGGCATGGCCACGGCCATCCCGTTCCACCGCGCGGTCGTCGCCGACCCTGCCTTCACGGCCGACCCGTTCACGATCCACACCCGCTGGATCGAGACCGAGTTCGTCAACGAGATCCCGGCGTTCGTGGTTCCCGCCGCGGAGGACTCCGAGGACGAGCCGGGCCGCGAGACCGTGGTCGTCGAGGTCGGCGGCAAGCGCCTGGAGGTCTCCCTCCCGTCCTCGCTGGGCATGACCCTGGCCCGTACGGCGGCCGCGGGCGGCGCGAAGCCCAAGCGCCGCGCGGCCAAGAAGTCCGGCCCCGCCGCCTCCGGCGACACCCTGGCCTCGCCCATGCAGGGCACGATCGTGAAGGTCGCGGTCGAGGAGGGCCAGCAGGTCAACGAGGGCGACCTGATCGTCGTCCTCGAGGCCATGAAGATGGAACAGCCGCTGAACGCGCACCGTTCGGGCACGATCGTGGGCCTGGCGGCGGAGGTCGGCGCCTCGCTCACCTCGGGCGCGGCCATCTGCGAGATCAAGGACTGA
- a CDS encoding DeoR/GlpR family DNA-binding transcription regulator, with the protein MFAAERRQLILEMVRANGAVSLRELARVVQTSEVTVRRDVRALEAEGLLDRRHGGAVLPGGFTRESGFPQKSHLATAEKTAIADVAAGLVEEGEAVVVGAGTTTQELARRLARVPGLTVVTNSLLVAQALAHANRVEVVMTGGTLRGSNYALVGSGAEQSLQGLRVSRAFLSGSGLTAERGLSTSNMLSASVDRALVQAAAEVVVLADHTKLGTDTMFQTVPTDVITRLVTDEPPAHDDRAGTELQALADQGVQITVAGASASGGGESMAGRRPRRESPLPVQRRGGPTAQLRSAGPPLHEQQAGERARVADMRRR; encoded by the coding sequence GTGTTCGCTGCAGAACGTCGCCAATTGATCCTCGAAATGGTGCGGGCCAACGGAGCGGTATCGCTCCGGGAGCTCGCCCGCGTCGTCCAGACCTCCGAAGTGACCGTACGGCGGGACGTGCGGGCACTGGAGGCAGAAGGACTCCTCGACCGCCGGCACGGCGGTGCGGTACTGCCGGGCGGTTTCACGCGGGAATCCGGCTTTCCGCAAAAGTCCCATCTCGCGACGGCGGAGAAGACCGCCATCGCCGATGTCGCGGCCGGACTCGTCGAAGAAGGCGAGGCCGTGGTCGTCGGCGCCGGCACCACCACCCAGGAGCTGGCCCGCCGGCTCGCCCGGGTGCCCGGACTCACCGTCGTCACCAACTCGCTGCTCGTCGCACAGGCGCTGGCCCATGCGAACCGGGTGGAGGTGGTGATGACGGGCGGAACCCTGCGGGGGTCCAACTACGCGCTGGTCGGCAGCGGTGCCGAGCAGTCCCTCCAGGGGCTGCGGGTCTCGCGGGCCTTCCTGTCCGGCAGTGGCCTCACCGCCGAGCGCGGGCTGTCCACCTCCAACATGCTCTCCGCGAGCGTGGACCGGGCGCTGGTCCAGGCCGCGGCGGAGGTGGTGGTCCTGGCCGACCACACGAAGCTCGGGACGGACACCATGTTCCAGACCGTGCCGACCGATGTGATCACCCGGCTGGTGACGGACGAGCCGCCCGCGCACGACGACCGGGCCGGTACGGAGCTGCAGGCGCTGGCGGACCAGGGCGTGCAGATCACCGTGGCCGGAGCCAGCGCCTCCGGCGGTGGGGAGTCGATGGCGGGTCGGCGCCCGCGCCGGGAGTCACCGCTTCCGGTCCAGCGCCGGGGCGGGCCGACGGCGCAGCTCCGTAGCGCGGGACCGCCGTTGCACGAGCAGCAGGCGGGTGAGCGGGCGCGCGTCGCGGACATGCGGCGCCGGTAG
- a CDS encoding NAD(P)H-quinone dehydrogenase, translating to MTRIVIIGGGPGGYEAALVGAQLGAEVTVVDCDGLGGASVLTDCVPSKTLIATAEVMTTFDSSYEELGIVVADDTPHIEQAARVVGVDLGKVNRRVKRLALAQSHDITASVTRAGARVVRGRAKLGGPQGIDGTRDVIVTAADGSETILTADAVLIATGGHPREIPDAMPDGERILNWTQVYDLEELPEELIVVGSGVTGAEFAGAYQALGSRVTLVSSRDRVLPGEDPDAAAVLEDVFRRRGMNVIGRSRAESAKRVGDRVEVTLSDGRVITGTHCLMAVGAIPNTSNMNLEESGVKLKESGHIWTDKVSRTSSPGVYAAGDVTGIFALASVAAMQGRIAMYHFLGDAVAPLNLKTVSSNVFTDPEIATVGYTQADVDAGKIDARCVKLPLLRNPRAKMQGIRDGFVKLFCRPGTGIVVGGVVVSPRASELIHPISIAVDNNLTVEQIANAFTVYPSLSGSIAEVARQLHTRKSSGEA from the coding sequence GTGACCCGGATCGTGATCATCGGCGGCGGACCCGGCGGGTATGAGGCGGCCCTCGTGGGGGCCCAGCTCGGCGCGGAGGTGACCGTCGTGGACTGCGACGGTCTGGGCGGCGCGTCGGTGCTCACCGACTGCGTGCCCTCCAAGACTCTCATCGCGACCGCCGAGGTCATGACGACCTTCGACTCGTCGTACGAGGAGCTCGGCATCGTCGTCGCGGACGACACCCCGCACATCGAGCAGGCCGCGCGCGTCGTCGGCGTGGACCTCGGCAAGGTGAACCGGCGCGTCAAGCGCCTGGCGCTCGCCCAGTCCCACGACATCACCGCCTCCGTCACCCGGGCCGGCGCCCGGGTCGTACGGGGCCGCGCCAAGCTCGGCGGCCCGCAGGGCATCGACGGCACGCGGGACGTCATCGTCACCGCGGCCGACGGCTCCGAGACGATCCTCACCGCCGACGCCGTGCTCATCGCGACCGGCGGGCACCCCCGCGAGATCCCCGACGCGATGCCCGACGGCGAGCGGATCCTGAACTGGACCCAGGTCTACGACCTCGAAGAGCTCCCGGAGGAGCTCATCGTGGTCGGCTCCGGTGTGACCGGCGCCGAGTTCGCCGGCGCGTACCAGGCCCTCGGCTCCCGGGTGACCCTCGTGTCCTCCCGCGACCGCGTGCTCCCCGGCGAGGACCCGGACGCCGCCGCCGTGCTGGAGGACGTCTTCCGGCGCCGCGGCATGAACGTCATCGGCCGCTCCCGCGCCGAGTCCGCCAAGCGGGTGGGCGACCGGGTCGAGGTCACCCTCTCCGACGGCCGGGTCATCACCGGCACGCACTGCCTGATGGCGGTCGGCGCGATCCCGAACACGAGCAACATGAACCTGGAGGAGTCCGGGGTCAAGCTCAAGGAATCCGGGCACATCTGGACCGACAAGGTCTCCCGCACCTCCTCGCCCGGCGTGTACGCGGCCGGCGACGTGACCGGAATCTTCGCCCTCGCGTCGGTGGCCGCCATGCAGGGGCGCATCGCGATGTACCACTTCCTCGGCGACGCGGTGGCCCCGCTGAACCTGAAGACGGTCTCCTCGAACGTCTTCACCGACCCGGAGATCGCCACCGTCGGCTACACCCAGGCCGACGTGGACGCCGGCAAGATCGACGCCCGGTGCGTGAAGCTCCCGCTGCTGCGCAACCCGCGCGCCAAGATGCAGGGCATCCGGGACGGCTTCGTGAAGCTGTTCTGCCGTCCCGGCACCGGGATCGTCGTCGGCGGCGTGGTCGTTTCGCCGCGCGCGAGCGAGCTCATCCACCCGATCTCGATCGCCGTCGACAACAACTTGACGGTCGAGCAGATCGCAAACGCGTTCACCGTGTACCCCTCGCTGTCCGGTTCGATCGCCGAGGTCGCCCGCCAGCTGCACACGCGGAAGTCCTCCGGCGAGGCGTAA